One Gloeothece verrucosa PCC 7822 DNA window includes the following coding sequences:
- a CDS encoding AAA family ATPase, which translates to MLQSLKIENFRCFRSFELNNLGRINLLVGKNNSGKTSLLEAVQLFSSQFDLKSLAQLMSSRGEYLWENIKYSSDIIPVKTYEIEHLFYQHNLSAESQIKMMGIDNGSQGELKILFEENFEATNYTRTSRPEPISIDDISELELIIQWTEDNINSNVFKKFLVKKEKLILDQLRLEYKRIAKSKLAKIGVFIFPYSIDISTLNTLFDKIVLTSDEQLVINALKILEPTIERIASVRQNQENFRTGEKGGFLVKLSERQKPIPIGSMGDGIWRMLALVLAMVNVEGGILLVDEIDSGLHYTTMYDMWKIIWHTAKKLNIQVFATTHNSDCWTSLANLICDEKISEKDQEIRIHHIDKNKEASILFDESEIVIAAQRGIEIR; encoded by the coding sequence ATGTTGCAGTCATTAAAAATAGAAAATTTTCGCTGCTTTCGGTCTTTTGAGCTTAATAATTTGGGTAGGATTAATTTATTAGTGGGAAAGAATAATAGTGGTAAAACTTCCCTGTTAGAAGCCGTACAACTTTTTTCTTCTCAATTTGATTTAAAATCTTTAGCTCAATTGATGTCTTCTAGAGGTGAATATTTATGGGAAAACATAAAATATTCCTCAGACATAATACCTGTTAAAACTTATGAAATTGAACATCTTTTTTATCAGCATAATTTATCTGCTGAAAGTCAAATTAAAATGATGGGTATTGATAATGGAAGTCAAGGAGAACTTAAAATTTTATTTGAAGAAAATTTTGAAGCAACAAATTATACAAGAACAAGCCGACCTGAGCCTATTTCAATTGATGACATAAGCGAACTTGAACTGATTATTCAATGGACAGAAGACAATATAAATTCAAATGTTTTTAAAAAATTTTTAGTTAAAAAAGAAAAATTAATTTTAGATCAATTGAGACTGGAGTATAAACGCATAGCTAAGTCTAAATTAGCTAAAATAGGAGTATTTATATTTCCTTATTCTATAGATATTTCAACCCTTAATACTTTATTTGATAAAATCGTTTTAACTTCTGATGAACAACTGGTCATAAATGCCCTTAAAATCCTGGAGCCAACAATTGAGCGTATTGCTTCAGTTAGACAAAATCAAGAGAATTTTAGAACAGGAGAAAAAGGAGGTTTTTTAGTAAAATTATCAGAGAGACAAAAACCTATACCTATAGGGAGTATGGGGGATGGAATTTGGAGAATGTTAGCACTTGTATTAGCAATGGTTAATGTAGAGGGAGGAATTTTATTAGTGGATGAAATTGATAGCGGCTTGCATTATACTACCATGTATGATATGTGGAAAATCATTTGGCATACAGCAAAAAAATTAAATATACAAGTATTTGCCACCACTCATAATAGTGATTGCTGGACAAGTTTAGCGAATTTAATTTGTGATGAAAAAATAAGCGAAAAAGACCAAGAAATCAGAATTCATCATATTGATAAAAATAAAGAAGCTTCTATATTATTTGATGAGAGTGAAATCGTTATCGCCGCACAAAGGGGGATTGAAATCCGTTAA
- a CDS encoding transglutaminase family protein, which produces MTEYITLEQWQKIDRLGDHIEDQLQRLKVGLTMGGEPTFISVDDFESQQWQTAANGSQKRQLAGQLLKGLADNLIPAKGKGLLHYGNGKYYPGEKYPRWALGYYWLSNGVPIWQNSQLLAIDGKDYGHTPQDAKSFITTLVKYLGVGQDCIIPAYERETDEERGYILPLLSVTQNHQIRWSSCHWKLPEEKLYLLEGNASMGLRLPLNSITWAEHLATETVAPIDANPIVVGLEPLPSPDNSICVALTVEIVEGVVHVFLPPFASARGFLDLISTIEHTAAQIDIPVMIEGFPPPINAGIEGFLITPDPGVIEVNIHPASNWDELVEITSILYQQAHLCRLGTEKYLLDGRRISTGGGAHITIGGNTPLNSPVLRRPDLLRSFISYWINHPSLSYLFSGLFVGATSQSPRMDETRWENLYELEVAFDSLEALQPVSPELIDRLLSHLLVDLTGNTHRSAFCIDKLFPTQNFRSQLGLLEFRFFDMPPDLRMRLLQMLLVRGFVALFWEYPYNKPLIHWGSTLYDRFMLPHYLKEDLMSVIGDLQDAGYAFELDWFESFFEFRFPCYGRVKLGDLQLELRSAIEPWPVLGDALNSGGTSRPVDSSMERIQVKLSGENCDRYLVLCNNYLIPMNKSSFSEEYIGAVRFRARVYGNMPHPLFATHSPLRFTVVDKGNRRSLGGCKYYVDPPHGNGYTQFASNHQEAQRRMKERFIPFESEDESVEVLTLPISSEYPLTLDLRRVREGI; this is translated from the coding sequence ATGACTGAATACATCACTCTCGAACAATGGCAGAAAATTGATCGCCTTGGGGATCACATAGAAGATCAACTGCAACGGTTAAAAGTAGGGTTAACAATGGGAGGTGAACCAACTTTTATCTCTGTAGATGATTTTGAATCACAACAATGGCAAACCGCCGCTAATGGTTCTCAAAAACGCCAACTTGCAGGACAACTTTTAAAGGGTTTAGCAGATAATTTGATACCTGCCAAAGGTAAAGGATTGTTACATTATGGAAATGGTAAATATTATCCTGGGGAAAAATATCCCCGTTGGGCGTTAGGATATTACTGGCTATCTAATGGGGTTCCCATTTGGCAGAATTCTCAATTACTTGCGATAGATGGGAAAGACTACGGACACACCCCACAAGATGCTAAAAGTTTTATTACCACTTTAGTTAAATATCTCGGTGTCGGACAAGATTGTATTATTCCTGCTTATGAACGGGAAACCGATGAAGAGAGAGGTTATATTTTACCCCTATTATCCGTTACTCAAAATCATCAAATACGCTGGAGTAGTTGTCATTGGAAGCTACCCGAAGAAAAATTATATTTACTAGAAGGGAATGCTTCAATGGGGTTACGCTTACCCCTTAATTCTATTACTTGGGCGGAACATTTAGCGACAGAAACCGTTGCGCCTATCGATGCTAATCCTATTGTAGTCGGTCTTGAACCCCTCCCATCTCCTGATAATTCTATCTGTGTCGCGTTAACTGTAGAAATTGTTGAGGGAGTGGTTCATGTTTTTTTACCTCCCTTTGCTTCTGCGCGAGGGTTTTTAGATTTAATTAGCACTATTGAACATACTGCCGCACAAATCGATATTCCGGTTATGATTGAAGGTTTCCCTCCACCTATCAATGCAGGAATAGAAGGATTTTTAATTACCCCTGATCCGGGTGTGATAGAGGTTAATATTCATCCGGCCTCAAATTGGGATGAGTTAGTAGAAATTACCTCTATTTTGTACCAACAAGCACACCTGTGTCGTCTAGGAACAGAAAAATATTTATTAGATGGTCGTCGGATTAGCACAGGAGGCGGCGCTCATATTACCATAGGAGGTAATACGCCTTTAAATAGTCCCGTTTTACGTCGTCCGGATTTACTGCGTAGTTTTATTAGTTATTGGATCAATCACCCCAGTCTATCTTATCTGTTTTCCGGTTTATTCGTGGGTGCTACCAGTCAATCTCCTCGTATGGATGAGACGAGATGGGAGAATTTATATGAGTTAGAGGTTGCTTTTGATAGTTTAGAAGCATTGCAACCCGTTTCTCCTGAATTAATTGATCGCTTATTAAGTCATTTGTTAGTTGATCTAACGGGGAATACCCATCGCAGCGCTTTTTGTATTGATAAACTCTTTCCTACTCAGAATTTTCGCAGTCAGTTAGGGTTATTAGAATTTCGTTTTTTTGATATGCCGCCTGACTTGAGGATGCGTTTATTACAAATGTTGTTGGTGCGAGGATTTGTTGCTCTTTTTTGGGAATATCCCTACAATAAACCGCTAATTCATTGGGGATCAACGCTATATGATCGCTTTATGTTACCTCATTATCTAAAAGAAGATTTAATGAGTGTGATCGGGGACTTACAAGACGCGGGTTATGCTTTCGAGTTGGACTGGTTTGAGTCGTTTTTTGAGTTTCGTTTTCCCTGTTATGGAAGAGTAAAATTAGGGGACTTGCAATTAGAATTAAGGAGTGCGATCGAACCTTGGCCGGTTTTAGGAGATGCGCTGAATAGTGGGGGAACTTCTCGACCTGTGGATAGTTCAATGGAACGAATACAGGTGAAATTATCGGGGGAAAACTGCGACCGCTATTTAGTTTTATGTAATAATTATTTGATCCCGATGAATAAGAGTAGTTTTTCTGAAGAATATATCGGGGCAGTAAGATTTCGCGCTAGAGTATATGGTAATATGCCGCATCCTCTTTTTGCTACCCATAGTCCTTTAAGGTTTACGGTTGTGGATAAAGGGAACCGGAGATCTCTTGGCGGTTGTAAATATTATGTTGATCCCCCTCATGGTAATGGTTATACTCAATTTGCGAGTAATCATCAAGAAGCACAGAGGCGCATGAAAGAAAGATTTATTCCGTTTGAATCTGAAGATGAAAGCGTAGAGGTGTTAACATTACCAATAAGTTCAGAGTATCCCTTAACTTTGGATTTACGGAGAGTTAGAGAAGGAATTTAA